The Mauremys reevesii isolate NIE-2019 linkage group 1, ASM1616193v1, whole genome shotgun sequence genome segment GCAGTCCCGCTCACTGATGGTGCGGCTGTTGCAGCAGCGGGCCCGACGGCTGCAGCGTCTGGTCTGGCCCCGGCTCGGCAGGGGCTCGCGGCAGTCCCAGGGCGCTGTCGTGCAGCTTGCGGACGTGCTTCTTGAGATCAAAGTTCCTGCAGAAGCCCTTGCCGCAGGTGGGGCACGTGAAGGGCTTCTTGTCGTTGTGGGTGTGCATGTGGAAGGTCAGGTTGTACACCTGATGGAAAGCTTTGTTGCAGATATTGCACTTGAACTGCTTCTCGCCGCTGTGGGTCAGTTTGTGGTTTTTGTAATTACCTGGGAACAGACAAGTCAAGGGTCACAGACGCTACACTGGGGAAAgagctttgccccctccccaaaccccgGCTCCAGACGAAAATGGCAATTGACCGTTTTTAACTAAAACAGAACACAAACCACCCACCCACAATATTCCGGTTAGGAAATGTATTGTTAGAACCAAACGGTAAAGCGCTGAATCAAACCCGATTTATAAACCCCACAcgatatgtattttaaaaaagtctaCGCGATACCATGACGATTACTAGAATCCAAGATTCATATTAAACAAAGGTTCTTACACCTGAGCAAAAATATGAGCAGTAAAAAATTGCATGTGAGACGGGGGAATTCAAGTAGGTTGAAAATTGCATCTTGCAGTGCGAAATAAAAACCAAATTTCTCCTTTTTCATTCCTCTACAAGCTCAGATCGGACACTCCAGATACCGAGTATTCAATATAAAAAATTGATCTCCAGGTTAAAACTGAGCCACgggtttaaaataaatcaaataaaacaattaataaataataaagcaaGGCCTCCTGCAAATTGTTTTGATTGTTTACCTGCTAGGGGTGGGATTCTGAGGAGAATAACAAGAAGCGGTTTGAGACTTGTACCTTTTTGATGAAATCCTTTGCCACAAAATTCACAGACAAAAGGTTTGTAGCCGGCATGgattcgtgtgtgtgtgtttaaagtgGAACTTCGGTTAAACGCTTTGCCGCACTGGTTACACTTGTGAGGCTTTTCCTATAAGGAAACAAAAGCAAATATTGAAGTAAGTGCATGGCAAAGCGCTTTCCAGTGCTTGAAAATTTGTGGCTTTATCGAGACGTGAGAGCGACGCAaagtctgtttaaaaaacaaacgaaAACAAAAACCAGCGCCTCCCGACCAAATGACCCCGGTTTTAACAGTGTTCTGTCGGATCGGATCAGCGAAAGCAGGTGGAAATACGCAGTGCAATAGGCGTGAGAGATATTCACCTGGGTGTGTATGATCTTGTGCCGGCAGAGAGTGCTTGCTTGTCTGAAGCCCTTGCCACAAACTTTGCAAACAAAGGGTCTGGCTCCTGTGTGGACTGGCATGTGGCGAGTTAAATTATAATGTGCATTAAATACCTTGAAAGTTAAATCAGAAAAAAACCCCAATTAGAATCATAAAGCAACAGGGGGAAGGGGGTAGTTCTAAAACGAGAGCAGACAAATGGCTAGAAACTTTATGCAAGCAAAGGAAGTTAGTTACTTGCCTTTCCACAAACTTCACACGTGAAAACTTTGGGCTTGCTGCTGGGAGAGCTCCGGCTGAACTCCGAGCTCTTGAACGCGATTTTTTCCGATAGGATCTGGGCACTTTCTTTCATGTAGTGCTGGAGCTGAGCCTGCGATAAGTCTTTAAAGGCCACTCCGGAAGGGTACTTTTCCACGGGCGGCAGCACCAGTTTGTTTCTCTCCGCCAGGTACGCCTTGGGCTGCGGGTGCAGAGGCGAGCTGAGGAAATAAGAAGCCACCGGGTGGATGTTGAGGCTGGACGACGGGTGACAAGGGCCGTCGCTGCGGTTGAAGTAGCACAGCGCTCCCATGGCGTGGAAAGAGGAGTGATTGACCACTCGCGGCCTCACCAGTTTGTactgctgcaggggcagggcgtCGCGGGGGAAATCGCCTTTTAGGCTCAGGGCACAGTTCAATAGATCGCCGCAGCTgaagggggaggcagaggagtcCAAGTGAGCCTTCCTGGCCTCTGATCCGGCCACCGCCGCTTTGGGGAGGGGGTCGTACGCCACTGGGACAAAGGGGATCATGCAGGGGATGGAGGAGTTGAGTTGCAGAGAGTGTTTGGGGTCTCCTTTGGGCACGGATCCTTGGAGGAAGGGCGGCACCGGAATGGACTTGGGCTCTGGAGTCCTGGCCATGATTCGCTCAATGGAGAACGCCAGGGGTTTGGAGGTGCTGATCATGTTGCTTCGAGCAGACAGGCTCTCTCTGGCTGGAGAAGTTGCTAAGATTTTGGTCGCCGTGTGGTGGCTACTATTGTCCATGGCTGGCTTGCATTTGTTCGCCGGTCTGAGCCGCTTTGGTAGACGCCTCTTTTttgtcccctctctctctctctctctctccccctttttctGGTCACTGATCTGCACCGAGGGAGACCAGCACCGTCGCCGCCACCACCATCATCAGAGCCTCCGCCGGCGGAACCAGCCTTCCCGGTCCAGTGGACTCATGCCAGCCCATCACAGTTTACTTTGGCGCGCCCGTGACTTAAGGACAATCGCTGCTTATTTCTATCAATAGAAAGTGTTGTGTCAATAACGCAGCCAAGATCTCGCCAATCGTTAACTTCCAAGAGGAGAAGGTAAACTAGATAATTGCTCAATTCGCTTCCAACAGTCAACAGGAAAAGTTATCtcccccccccctacacacacccccacttccCTAGTAAGCGACTACTTTTCATTGGAgccgcaggctccccctcccagAGAAGGAGgcgtctctccccccccccccttcccgctCGCACGCCCCCTCactctctttttatttattattctcaATCTGTTTCGCCAGGCTTCAGAGGCCAAGCCGAACCGACATCAATGTTCTTGTTTGGCTCGAAGTGACAGCATCTAAAATCAGTGTCCACGTGCTAAATGCGGAAACGGAGCCCAATTTGGGGGCGAGCGGGGAGCTGCAGGAGAAGCGGCTCTGGGGGAAGCTGGTCGTTTCCCTGCCACTTTCCAGCCTAGGCTCCGGCTTGAGGaagtgaggggcgggggggctgctggcGGCTCTGAGACTGCTGCCCTTCTCGCAGGCGCTGGTCGGGGGCTTACACCGGGGCTTGGAGGTCTTGTGGAAAAGACAGCCAACAAACGGGCTGACCCTTGCCCCAGATCAGATCGCCCCCGAATCCAAACGCAAACGGCTAGACAGAAACCACCGGGGTCAAGCCGAGTTGAGACCGAATAACCAAAAGTTGAATCACGatttggagggaggaggaagtgcTGGCCCAAACCGACACCTTATATATGCACTCCCTGGGTGTTTCAGCAGTGCCTAGAGGCCTTAATGCTGACGGGGAACCCTGTCTACATAGAGGGAGCCGGGCTCCCTGCTCCTCTTGATTACAGGCAAAGCACTGGAGTAAGACAGCGTGGCTGGGAGAGAAGGTTACCATCGATTTTTTGCCGATCTATTCATTTTGTAGACACGATAATCTACGGCTAAAGCAGGTGTCAGTTATTCCCGCCTGCCCTGAACATTGGCTGGTATTATAAAAAGCGAGAGGCCTGCAATTCCTGACAAATCTGTGTACAATCCGTCTCTGCTAGAGGCAGCAAAGCAACAGGCTGCACGTGCGCCTGGCCCGGGCATTGCCCTGGGTGCATGGGGTCCCTGCTGGATTGGGCAGGTCCCCTCCCCCGTGTCCTGGGCTGCTGACGCTTTCGGGGGCCCTTGGACGGGCCTGGATGTGGCCGAGCAGCCGCCCCTTTCGCACCGCCCGGAGGTGCCTGTTGCAtgcacacgcccccccccccccagcgacttC includes the following:
- the FEZF1 gene encoding fez family zinc finger protein 1 gives rise to the protein MDNSSHHTATKILATSPARESLSARSNMISTSKPLAFSIERIMARTPEPKSIPVPPFLQGSVPKGDPKHSLQLNSSIPCMIPFVPVAYDPLPKAAVAGSEARKAHLDSSASPFSCGDLLNCALSLKGDFPRDALPLQQYKLVRPRVVNHSSFHAMGALCYFNRSDGPCHPSSSLNIHPVASYFLSSPLHPQPKAYLAERNKLVLPPVEKYPSGVAFKDLSQAQLQHYMKESAQILSEKIAFKSSEFSRSSPSSKPKVFTCEVCGKVFNAHYNLTRHMPVHTGARPFVCKVCGKGFRQASTLCRHKIIHTQEKPHKCNQCGKAFNRSSTLNTHTRIHAGYKPFVCEFCGKGFHQKGNYKNHKLTHSGEKQFKCNICNKAFHQVYNLTFHMHTHNDKKPFTCPTCGKGFCRNFDLKKHVRKLHDSALGLPRAPAEPGPDQTLQPSGPLLQQPHHQ